Proteins from a genomic interval of Pseudanabaena yagii GIHE-NHR1:
- a CDS encoding long-chain acyl-[acyl-carrier-protein] reductase, with the protein MFGLIGHLTSLEHAQSVARELGYPEYADQGLEFWCSAPPQIVDRIKVTSATGQQIEGLYVESCFLPEMLAGSKIKTAIRKILNAMAHAQKHDIDITALGGFSSIIFENFNLSQMSSVRNIQLDFNRFTTGNTHTAYIICRQIEEASRKFGIDLAKATVTVCGATGDIGSAVCRWLDARTNIKDLLLVARNQERLQELQAQLGRGKVLSIEEALPQSDIIVWVASMAKGMAIDSATLKRPCILIDGGYPKNMSTLVQEEGIHVIDGGIVEHSLDIDWKIMKIVNMTAPARQLFACFAEAMLLEFEGWHTNFSWGRNQISIENMEKIGEVSIKHGFRPLIN; encoded by the coding sequence ATGTTTGGTCTCATTGGGCATTTGACAAGTCTTGAACACGCTCAGTCTGTAGCAAGGGAATTAGGCTATCCCGAATATGCCGATCAAGGTTTGGAATTTTGGTGTAGCGCCCCACCCCAAATCGTCGATCGCATCAAAGTTACGAGTGCCACAGGTCAGCAGATCGAAGGGCTATATGTAGAATCATGCTTCTTGCCAGAAATGTTGGCAGGTAGCAAGATTAAAACCGCTATTCGCAAAATCCTTAACGCGATGGCTCATGCACAGAAGCATGATATTGATATCACGGCTTTGGGGGGATTTTCCTCGATTATTTTCGAGAATTTTAACTTGAGCCAAATGTCGAGCGTGCGAAATATTCAGCTAGATTTTAATCGCTTCACCACAGGAAATACCCATACGGCATACATTATTTGTCGCCAAATCGAAGAAGCTAGTCGTAAATTTGGCATTGATTTAGCCAAGGCTACGGTTACAGTTTGTGGAGCCACAGGGGATATTGGTAGTGCAGTATGTCGTTGGCTCGATGCACGTACCAATATCAAAGATCTATTATTAGTTGCTCGCAATCAAGAGCGTTTGCAGGAACTTCAAGCCCAACTCGGTCGTGGTAAAGTGCTGAGTATCGAAGAAGCCTTGCCCCAGTCCGACATTATTGTGTGGGTAGCGAGTATGGCAAAGGGCATGGCGATCGATTCCGCCACCCTCAAGCGTCCCTGTATCCTCATCGATGGTGGCTATCCCAAAAATATGTCTACCCTTGTTCAAGAAGAAGGCATCCATGTAATTGATGGTGGCATCGTTGAGCATAGTCTCGATATTGATTGGAAGATCATGAAAATCGTGAATATGACTGCTCCTGCCCGTCAGCTTTTCGCCTGTTTTGCCGAAGCGATGCTATTGGAGTTTGAAGGTTGGCATACCAATTTCTCATGGGGACGCAATCAAATCTCCATTGAAAATATGGAAAAAATTGGCGAAGTTTCGATTAAGCACGGATTTAGACCGCTAATTAATTAA
- a CDS encoding ABC1 kinase family protein — translation MSQHPLEELNRYDAKANAEYYGRRPWLAISRILKIIYFAFSFGLAFGWDVLTGNTVSQPKLAEQLRRIITALGPTYIKVGQALSTRPDLVRVDFLEELTKLQDQLPPFSNEQAFAIIESELGKPVNTIYRTISEDPIAAASLGQVYKATLYSGEEVAVKVQRPDLIPTLTLDLFILRWFAGWLGPLLPLNLGNSLEAIVDEFGLKLFEEIDYAHEATNAERFAGYFRNDPHVKVPSIYRQYSTHKVLTLEWINGIKLNELDQIKSAGLDTDALVRIGVMSGLRQLLEFGFFHADPHPGNLFATYDGKMAYIDFGMMDQLDLQTKEQLVDSVVHLLNKDYDELGQDYVRLGFLQPDIEMKPIVNALESVLGDIMSEKVKDFNFKVVTDRFSKVMYDYPFCLPAKFALIIRSVITQEGVALSLNPEFRIVQVAYPYVARRLLTDESESLRSRLLEVLFKDDKFQWSRLENLLAIAKSDGQFDIIPTASMGLKFLTSKDGEYIRRRILLALTEDNRLHTEELMRIWNMLSADIEPAKLWDMALKTVTGAMPKAIAAALPFAAFQNLN, via the coding sequence GTGAGTCAGCATCCCCTAGAAGAGCTAAATCGCTACGATGCCAAAGCCAATGCCGAATATTACGGTCGTCGCCCTTGGCTAGCGATTAGTCGCATTTTAAAAATCATTTATTTTGCTTTCAGTTTTGGCTTAGCCTTTGGCTGGGATGTCTTGACTGGCAACACTGTAAGTCAACCCAAACTTGCCGAACAGTTACGACGCATCATCACGGCACTTGGTCCCACCTATATCAAAGTTGGGCAGGCTTTATCGACACGTCCTGATTTAGTACGTGTGGATTTCTTAGAGGAGTTAACAAAACTTCAAGATCAATTGCCGCCATTTTCCAATGAGCAAGCCTTCGCGATTATTGAATCCGAACTAGGTAAGCCCGTTAATACTATTTATCGCACTATCTCCGAAGATCCGATCGCAGCAGCAAGTTTAGGTCAGGTTTACAAAGCTACCCTCTATTCTGGTGAAGAAGTCGCCGTCAAGGTACAGCGCCCTGATCTCATCCCAACTTTAACCCTCGATCTATTTATCCTACGTTGGTTTGCAGGTTGGCTGGGTCCACTTTTGCCCCTCAACCTTGGCAATAGTCTAGAAGCAATCGTCGATGAATTTGGATTGAAGTTATTTGAAGAGATTGACTACGCCCACGAAGCCACCAATGCCGAGAGGTTTGCAGGCTACTTCAGAAATGATCCTCATGTCAAAGTTCCATCGATTTATCGTCAGTACAGCACGCATAAAGTTCTGACTTTAGAGTGGATTAATGGTATTAAGCTCAATGAACTTGACCAAATTAAATCCGCAGGATTAGATACTGATGCCCTTGTGCGAATTGGTGTGATGTCTGGTTTACGTCAACTTCTAGAATTTGGCTTTTTCCATGCTGATCCTCACCCCGGAAACCTCTTTGCTACCTACGATGGCAAGATGGCATATATCGATTTTGGGATGATGGATCAATTGGATCTCCAAACCAAAGAGCAATTAGTTGATTCGGTCGTGCATTTGCTCAATAAGGACTATGACGAGCTTGGACAGGACTATGTGAGACTCGGCTTTCTGCAACCAGATATCGAGATGAAGCCAATCGTGAATGCTCTCGAATCAGTCCTTGGCGATATCATGTCCGAAAAAGTGAAGGATTTCAACTTCAAAGTTGTAACCGATCGCTTCTCGAAAGTAATGTATGACTATCCCTTCTGCTTGCCTGCTAAGTTTGCGCTGATCATTCGCTCGGTAATTACGCAAGAAGGTGTTGCCCTCAGCCTCAATCCTGAGTTTCGGATTGTGCAGGTTGCCTATCCCTATGTAGCGCGTCGCTTGCTCACTGACGAGTCTGAAAGTCTGCGGTCAAGATTATTGGAAGTTCTCTTTAAAGATGATAAGTTCCAATGGTCGAGGCTAGAGAATTTATTAGCGATCGCTAAATCCGATGGTCAATTTGACATCATTCCTACGGCAAGTATGGGCTTAAAATTCCTTACGTCCAAAGATGGTGAATATATTCGTCGTCGGATTTTACTAGCTCTTACCGAAGACAATCGCCTACATACTGAAGAGTTAATGCGAATCTGGAATATGCTCAGCGCCGATATCGAACCCGCCAAGCTATGGGATATGGCACTAAAAACTGTAACTGGAGCCATGCCCAAAGCGATCGCTGCTGCCCTCCCCTTCGCCGCCTTCCAAAATCTCAACTAA
- the queC gene encoding 7-cyano-7-deazaguanine synthase QueC, with protein MTSITSSPNSKKAVILLSGGLDSATAAAQVIADGYEAIALSFRYGQRHERELLAARQVAAALQIKEHFVVDVNLAQWGGSALTDDNLAVPTEGVQTGEIPITYVPGRNTVFIAIALSLAEAKGAEAIYLGINAVDYSGYPDCRPDYLAAFQKLAALSSKVGVEGHAPQLIAPLVMDSKVDIVRRARRLGVPIELTWSCYQGGETPCGVCDSCRIRDRAILEASNN; from the coding sequence ATGACCTCAATCACCAGTTCTCCAAATTCTAAAAAAGCAGTAATTTTGCTATCGGGTGGTTTAGATTCGGCAACGGCGGCGGCTCAGGTGATCGCCGACGGATATGAGGCGATCGCCTTGTCCTTTCGTTATGGGCAAAGACATGAACGTGAGTTATTAGCGGCTCGACAAGTTGCGGCGGCACTACAGATTAAGGAGCATTTTGTTGTCGATGTAAATTTGGCGCAGTGGGGAGGCTCGGCACTAACTGATGATAATCTTGCTGTACCAACGGAAGGAGTTCAAACAGGGGAAATTCCAATTACCTATGTTCCGGGACGAAATACTGTATTTATTGCGATCGCCTTATCTCTGGCAGAGGCAAAGGGAGCCGAGGCAATCTATTTAGGAATTAATGCTGTGGACTATTCGGGCTATCCCGATTGTCGTCCCGATTATTTAGCCGCTTTCCAGAAATTAGCAGCACTTTCTTCTAAAGTTGGCGTAGAAGGTCATGCACCACAATTAATTGCCCCCTTAGTGATGGATTCTAAAGTAGATATTGTCCGACGGGCAAGGCGCTTAGGTGTGCCAATTGAGCTGACATGGTCATGTTATCAAGGGGGCGAAACGCCCTGCGGTGTTTGTGATTCTTGTCGCATTCGCGATCGCGCAATTCTGGAGGCATCCAACAATTAA
- a CDS encoding 7-carboxy-7-deazaguanine synthase QueE gives MTQINYLTHLPIVETFHSVQGEGTWMGVNAFFIRLAGCDVGCPWCDTKISWNTKRHPQIAIMDLVTEAVKTHPAIVIITGGEPLMHDLTELTRQLKEQGLRVHLETSGSHPFSGDFDWVTFSPKQFKAPHDSIYQQVSELKVVVKDSSDLAWAEQNAARVSANVVKYLQAEWETKSSKDLVMQYVLDHADWRVSVQTHKLLGVR, from the coding sequence ATGACTCAAATCAATTATCTAACTCATTTACCCATAGTTGAAACTTTCCATTCTGTACAGGGAGAAGGTACATGGATGGGTGTAAATGCTTTTTTTATTCGATTAGCAGGTTGTGATGTCGGCTGTCCTTGGTGCGATACCAAAATCTCTTGGAATACCAAAAGACATCCTCAAATAGCGATCATGGATCTGGTCACAGAAGCAGTCAAGACTCATCCTGCGATCGTGATTATTACTGGGGGCGAGCCATTAATGCATGATTTAACCGAGTTGACTCGACAGCTAAAGGAGCAAGGTTTGCGGGTTCATCTTGAAACATCTGGTTCCCATCCCTTTAGTGGTGACTTTGACTGGGTAACTTTTTCGCCCAAACAATTTAAAGCACCCCATGACAGCATTTATCAACAAGTTAGTGAGCTTAAGGTTGTCGTTAAAGACTCATCGGATTTGGCTTGGGCGGAACAGAATGCCGCAAGAGTCTCTGCAAATGTGGTCAAATACTTACAGGCTGAGTGGGAGACGAAAAGTAGTAAAGATTTGGTTATGCAATATGTGTTAGATCATGCTGATTGGCGCGTGAGTGTCCAAACCCATAAGTTATTAGGAGTGAGATAG
- the ribD gene encoding bifunctional diaminohydroxyphosphoribosylaminopyrimidine deaminase/5-amino-6-(5-phosphoribosylamino)uracil reductase RibD, which produces MIENTEKEGITSVHDRWMQRCIDLAKQGRGQTAPNPMVGSVIIKNGQVLGEGFHPKAGEPHAEVFAIRAAQQTGVDLSDATLYVNLEPCNHYGRTPPCSEAIIQAGIGKVVVGAIDADPRVSGSGCDRLRSAGVQVTTGILEQQCLELNEAFFHRVKTNLPLGIFKYAMTLDGKIATISGHSYWITGQESRKLVHDLRLGCDAIITGGNTVRLDNPHLTTHGLSKHCPLRVVVTKSFNLPEEANLWNLTDTERTLVMTLPHQNDQLKQKLSDRHVEILELEDLSPQIVMQELANRGCNQVLWECGGRLGAAAIKAQMVQKIYAFIAPKLIGGFAAPSPIDDLGLNLMTEALNLVNPKLQQIGTDFLIIGNL; this is translated from the coding sequence ATGATAGAAAATACAGAAAAGGAAGGCATTACATCTGTACACGATCGCTGGATGCAAAGATGTATTGATTTGGCAAAACAAGGTAGAGGACAAACTGCTCCTAATCCTATGGTGGGTAGTGTCATTATCAAAAATGGGCAGGTCTTAGGTGAGGGATTTCATCCCAAAGCAGGAGAACCCCATGCGGAAGTATTTGCCATTCGTGCGGCACAGCAAACAGGTGTAGACTTAAGCGATGCCACGCTATATGTCAATCTTGAGCCTTGCAATCATTATGGGCGCACACCTCCCTGTTCTGAGGCAATTATTCAAGCGGGAATTGGTAAAGTGGTGGTTGGGGCGATCGATGCCGATCCAAGGGTGTCGGGCAGTGGATGCGATCGCCTCAGATCCGCAGGAGTTCAAGTCACTACTGGCATTTTGGAGCAGCAATGTCTAGAACTAAATGAGGCATTTTTTCATCGGGTGAAAACTAATTTGCCCTTGGGGATTTTTAAATATGCTATGACCCTAGATGGCAAAATTGCGACCATTTCAGGACATAGCTATTGGATTACGGGACAAGAATCACGGAAGCTCGTCCATGATTTACGTCTGGGTTGTGATGCGATTATTACAGGCGGAAATACAGTTAGACTCGATAATCCGCACTTAACGACTCATGGATTGAGTAAGCATTGTCCTTTGCGAGTAGTCGTTACCAAAAGTTTCAATCTTCCCGAAGAAGCCAATTTATGGAATCTTACCGATACCGAGAGAACCCTTGTTATGACATTGCCGCATCAAAATGATCAACTGAAGCAAAAGCTCAGCGATCGCCATGTGGAAATTCTCGAACTAGAAGATTTATCACCGCAAATTGTGATGCAAGAACTTGCTAATCGTGGTTGTAATCAGGTTTTATGGGAATGTGGTGGTAGGCTCGGTGCGGCGGCAATTAAAGCGCAGATGGTACAAAAGATCTATGCTTTTATCGCTCCTAAATTGATTGGTGGTTTTGCAGCTCCTAGTCCTATTGATGATTTGGGATTAAACCTGATGACGGAGGCTCTTAATCTGGTAAACCCAAAACTACAGCAAATTGGCACAGACTTTTTAATTATTGGTAATCTATAG
- a CDS encoding hybrid sensor histidine kinase/response regulator, with translation MLDAVYSNYKQDAVKSMTVQTNTIANVLIVEDELVTANALSDVLSDLGYRVLEIVDSSDDAIASIHRHIPDIILMDIKLRGADSGITAVNAIHKIASIPVIYLTAFSDPEILEQAISTSPYGYLTKPLRYAEVNMAIMLALKKHHEDKLLQEALDKEKELHSLKNRLLAMASHEFSTPMSVIRLLIWKLQNFEEQLTKESRAKNLSAIQSAIKDINWLLEEIKLISCSESGKFPFHPENVDVKAYCQQLVESFETEDQNCKCRLKFQSHGKFHKLKVDKKLLWHIVMNLVSNAIKYSYEGGTVDVDLTCESQKLILSITDHGIGIPEEYLNSLFLPFLRAENVGSVKGLGMGLYIAKQAVDAHSGKIAVESEVNMGTKFTVVLPSAS, from the coding sequence GTGCTAGACGCAGTTTATTCCAATTACAAGCAAGACGCAGTGAAAAGCATGACGGTGCAGACTAATACGATAGCAAATGTCTTAATTGTGGAAGATGAACTTGTTACCGCAAATGCACTTTCAGATGTTTTATCGGACTTAGGTTATAGAGTTTTAGAAATAGTTGATAGTAGTGACGATGCGATCGCTTCTATCCATCGCCATATCCCAGACATTATTCTGATGGATATTAAATTGAGGGGGGCAGACAGTGGCATTACTGCGGTTAATGCAATTCATAAGATCGCATCGATCCCTGTCATTTACCTCACAGCCTTTAGTGATCCTGAAATTCTAGAGCAAGCAATTTCGACTTCACCCTACGGATATCTCACTAAGCCTCTCCGATATGCTGAAGTAAATATGGCAATTATGCTTGCCCTTAAAAAACATCATGAGGATAAACTACTCCAAGAAGCTTTAGATAAAGAAAAGGAACTGCATTCTTTAAAAAATCGTTTGCTGGCAATGGCATCCCATGAATTTTCGACACCGATGTCAGTAATTCGGTTGTTAATTTGGAAATTACAGAATTTTGAAGAACAACTAACTAAGGAAAGTAGAGCTAAAAATCTTTCGGCTATTCAATCAGCAATTAAGGACATTAACTGGTTACTGGAAGAAATTAAACTGATCTCCTGTTCAGAGTCTGGCAAATTTCCATTTCACCCTGAAAATGTAGATGTCAAAGCCTATTGTCAGCAGCTAGTTGAGAGTTTTGAGACAGAGGATCAAAATTGTAAATGTCGGCTTAAATTTCAAAGCCATGGTAAATTTCATAAACTCAAAGTCGATAAGAAATTACTATGGCATATAGTGATGAACCTAGTTTCTAATGCTATTAAATATTCCTATGAGGGTGGTACTGTTGATGTGGATTTGACCTGTGAATCACAGAAGTTGATTTTAAGTATTACTGATCATGGAATTGGCATACCTGAAGAATATTTAAACAGTTTATTCTTGCCATTTTTAAGGGCTGAAAATGTTGGTAGTGTCAAGGGCTTAGGCATGGGTTTATATATTGCTAAACAAGCTGTAGATGCTCATAGTGGCAAGATCGCAGTAGAAAGTGAAGTCAATATGGGTACAAAGTTTACAGTCGTTTTGCCGTCGGCATCTTAA
- the rpsF gene encoding 30S ribosomal protein S6 has product MTVKRLYETMYILRPDLPDQDADAAIAKYQDFLVQQEAEDITIQHRGRRRLAYDIRGHREGIYIQVNYSATPKTIETLERTFRLGDDVIRYLTIKLEPEATEDSIDAIPDAEAAVEEVAAAE; this is encoded by the coding sequence ATGACTGTCAAGCGTTTGTACGAAACTATGTATATCCTGCGCCCTGATCTTCCCGATCAGGATGCCGATGCCGCGATCGCCAAATACCAAGACTTCTTAGTACAACAAGAAGCAGAAGACATTACCATCCAACATCGTGGTAGACGTAGATTAGCCTACGACATTAGGGGACATCGTGAGGGTATTTATATTCAAGTTAATTACTCTGCAACTCCTAAAACTATCGAAACCTTAGAAAGAACATTTCGCCTTGGCGATGATGTGATTCGTTATCTAACGATTAAGCTTGAGCCAGAAGCTACTGAAGATAGTATTGATGCGATTCCTGATGCTGAGGCTGCTGTAGAAGAAGTAGCTGCCGCTGAATAA
- a CDS encoding chlorophyll A-B binding protein translates to MSDENRNVWSFGFNTGAENWNGRLAMIGFVSALAIELISGQGVLHFFGII, encoded by the coding sequence ATGTCTGACGAAAACCGTAATGTATGGAGTTTTGGATTTAATACTGGGGCTGAAAATTGGAATGGACGTTTAGCCATGATTGGTTTTGTATCAGCACTAGCGATCGAATTAATTAGCGGTCAAGGTGTATTACATTTTTTTGGCATTATTTAA
- a CDS encoding tetratricopeptide repeat protein, producing MRKIWIRLLAGCLAVLINVTTTGAVWAATPKKTGDPKFQGIPLQCYVSLADEGTSPEAKVAAYTEIAGQYLEFQSPDRAKKVLEKSITTAKDIANPSLKAFALLDTAGRLTKAVDLKLAADTLDSTLTVAKDLPDPVDRVFAYIKIAQAYGEAGKKEKAQNLLDTTIKATPEVIDPYARSRAFAAIANVYTELGDDFKSESAISEATELLSMIENRNIKNRAQVEIAGSYAQAGNHAQAVASLSKVFQEFDAIRDTAIAAAKDAAKNAKTAKKSSPKVATKALKKEDASEEKAAPPDPQVVAQTETANTEILKTRSLFLVASQYLVGKQYDKALEVIANLDAKSMEKNIGIANVAIAYTKEKKPDEAIKLLAQSLQGLDAFPPSIDGFNLLVEVGRQYQTLKKTDEANKAWTKALDIAQKLTQPAQRLLALNIIASTYGEFGLVEQVEPILQDSFALTKTAPDPNIRSRAFSDISSAYWAIGQRDKAKEIAKEIENPKEQEQLGKLFTCAS from the coding sequence ATGCGAAAAATATGGATTAGGCTTCTAGCGGGCTGTTTAGCTGTGCTAATCAATGTGACAACAACTGGCGCAGTGTGGGCAGCGACTCCTAAGAAGACAGGAGATCCAAAATTTCAGGGCATCCCATTACAATGCTATGTGTCTCTAGCAGATGAAGGCACATCACCTGAAGCTAAAGTCGCAGCCTATACTGAAATCGCAGGTCAATATCTAGAATTCCAAAGTCCTGATCGGGCAAAAAAAGTTTTAGAAAAGAGTATTACCACTGCTAAGGATATTGCTAATCCATCCCTGAAAGCTTTTGCTCTATTGGATACCGCAGGTCGTTTAACCAAAGCCGTAGATCTAAAATTAGCTGCAGATACACTCGATAGCACTCTAACGGTCGCTAAAGATTTGCCTGATCCTGTAGATAGAGTTTTTGCATATATCAAAATTGCCCAAGCCTATGGTGAAGCTGGGAAAAAGGAAAAAGCTCAAAATTTACTAGATACCACGATTAAAGCAACACCTGAAGTCATTGATCCCTATGCCCGATCGCGAGCTTTTGCAGCGATCGCTAATGTCTATACCGAGCTAGGTGATGACTTCAAATCCGAATCAGCGATTTCTGAAGCGACTGAGCTATTGTCAATGATCGAAAATCGGAATATCAAAAATAGAGCACAGGTTGAGATCGCAGGCAGCTATGCTCAAGCTGGAAATCATGCTCAGGCTGTTGCATCTTTATCCAAGGTTTTTCAAGAGTTTGATGCTATCCGTGATACCGCGATCGCTGCAGCCAAAGATGCAGCCAAAAATGCTAAAACTGCGAAGAAATCATCTCCCAAAGTAGCGACTAAAGCTCTCAAAAAAGAGGATGCTTCAGAAGAAAAGGCTGCTCCTCCTGATCCTCAAGTTGTCGCACAAACAGAGACCGCTAATACCGAAATTTTGAAAACACGCTCTCTATTCCTTGTTGCCAGCCAATACTTAGTGGGTAAGCAATATGACAAGGCGCTAGAAGTAATTGCTAATCTTGACGCAAAATCAATGGAGAAAAATATTGGTATTGCCAATGTAGCGATCGCCTATACCAAGGAAAAGAAGCCTGACGAAGCGATCAAGTTACTAGCTCAAAGTCTCCAAGGATTAGATGCATTTCCCCCTTCAATTGATGGATTTAATTTACTAGTCGAGGTTGGTCGCCAATATCAAACTCTCAAAAAGACTGATGAAGCAAACAAAGCTTGGACAAAGGCTTTAGACATAGCCCAAAAGTTGACTCAACCCGCACAACGCCTCCTTGCTCTCAACATTATTGCAAGTACCTATGGCGAATTTGGCTTAGTTGAGCAAGTTGAGCCAATTCTGCAAGATAGCTTTGCTCTCACCAAAACTGCCCCTGATCCTAATATTCGTTCGAGAGCTTTCTCGGATATTAGTAGTGCCTATTGGGCGATCGGTCAGCGCGATAAAGCCAAAGAAATCGCTAAAGAAATCGAAAACCCTAAAGAACAGGAACAATTAGGCAAGTTATTTACTTGCGCTAGTTAA
- a CDS encoding YceD family protein has translation MEKLYIPQIARAVEATESFDFKEFIKGLETLTPVQGFISVHHVGSFLEVSAKASTIITLTCDRTLVQFNYRLAIDTSETIWLAEPLPEGEYPKEREVESGDLVESLSPNGYFDPEEWLYEQLTLAIPYPKIAPDAPALELSDSRPSNSENSIDKRWAALSSLQLSE, from the coding sequence ATGGAAAAGCTATATATCCCCCAAATTGCCAGAGCCGTTGAAGCAACTGAGTCCTTTGACTTTAAAGAATTTATCAAAGGGTTAGAAACGCTCACACCTGTTCAAGGATTTATCTCTGTGCATCATGTTGGCTCATTCTTAGAAGTCAGTGCGAAGGCTTCGACAATTATTACTTTGACCTGCGATCGCACATTGGTGCAATTTAACTATCGCTTAGCGATCGATACTTCAGAAACGATTTGGTTAGCTGAGCCATTGCCCGAAGGTGAGTATCCCAAAGAGAGAGAAGTAGAGTCTGGTGATTTAGTCGAATCTTTGTCTCCTAATGGCTATTTCGATCCTGAGGAATGGCTGTATGAACAGCTAACTTTAGCTATTCCCTATCCAAAAATCGCACCTGACGCACCTGCTCTGGAGTTAAGCGATTCCCGTCCTAGTAATTCAGAAAATTCTATAGACAAGCGTTGGGCAGCTCTTAGTTCATTACAGCTATCTGAATAA
- a CDS encoding Jag family protein encodes MEDASASANWLQELLGLMGYTASVNTSLMEASPSQVASNSQNYWLEISTEGLQEQQIQRLIGQDGAVIDSLQYLANTLLNSHLPSDSNQSESHRQNHNFYTVELNGYRSKHLASLHELAEQAVQQVRETQTEFALKHLSSADRRYIHQLLESFPDIETHSQGKEPNRHLIVKLVQS; translated from the coding sequence ATGGAAGATGCTTCCGCAAGTGCGAATTGGCTTCAAGAGCTTTTAGGCTTAATGGGGTATACAGCTTCGGTAAATACTAGTCTTATGGAAGCATCTCCATCCCAAGTTGCTAGTAACTCTCAAAATTATTGGCTAGAAATAAGTACTGAGGGTTTGCAAGAGCAGCAAATTCAAAGGTTAATTGGTCAAGATGGTGCGGTAATTGATTCTCTGCAATATTTAGCAAACACCCTCCTCAATAGTCATCTACCATCCGATTCCAACCAATCAGAAAGTCATCGCCAAAACCATAATTTTTATACTGTCGAATTGAATGGTTATCGCTCTAAACATCTAGCCAGCTTGCATGAATTAGCAGAACAAGCTGTGCAACAAGTGCGTGAAACCCAAACCGAATTTGCCCTTAAACATCTTTCATCTGCCGATCGCCGATACATTCATCAGCTTTTAGAAAGTTTTCCTGATATCGAAACCCATAGTCAGGGTAAAGAGCCAAATCGTCACTTAATTGTTAAATTGGTGCAGAGTTAA